A window of the Sabethes cyaneus chromosome 1, idSabCyanKW18_F2, whole genome shotgun sequence genome harbors these coding sequences:
- the LOC128745868 gene encoding uncharacterized protein LOC128745868 gives MPRDLPTFSGSPADWPVFISNFMTSTLTCGYSPAENLIRLQSSLKGAALESVRSRLLLPASVPQIIETLCILYGRPELLINALIDKVHSVPAPKAEKLESLIDFGMAVQTLCDHLEAANQQAHLSNPSLMIELVDKLPVHIKMEWVKFMEGKEEVNLKVFGEFMRGLVTSASRVTLYWSGEQM, from the coding sequence ATGCCCCGTGACCTTCCCACCTTTTCTGGCAGTCCAGCCGACTGGCCAGTATTTATTAGCAATTTTATGACCTCTACATTGACCTGCGGCTACAGTCCCGCCGAAAACTTAATTAGACTCCAAAGTTCTCTGAAGGGCGCTGCCCTTGAATCAGTTCGCAGTCGTCTTCTTCTCCCCGCGTCGGTCCCCCAGATCATAGAAACACTTTGCATATTATACGGTCGTCCGGAGCTGTTGATAAATGCGCTCATCGATAAAGTTCACTCCGTCCCCGCGCCGAAAGCAGAGAAGCTTGAATCTCTCATCGACTTCGGGATGGCAGTGCAGACGCTTTGCGATCATCTTGAAGCAGCAAATCAACAAGCTCATCTGTCAAACCCATCGTTAATGATCGAGTTAGTGGACAAATTGCCAGTGCACATTAAAATGGAGTGGGTAAAGTTTATGGAAGGAAAAGAAGAAGTGAATTTAAAAGTGTTTGGTGAATTCATGCGAGGACTCGTGACGTCTGCAAGTCGGGTTACTCTATACTGGAGCGGCGAGCAAATGTGA